In the Pseudorasbora parva isolate DD20220531a chromosome 5, ASM2467924v1, whole genome shotgun sequence genome, TGCAGCTTTACTCGGAAACTACAATTAATGTTCCTCAATAAGGTGAGAACCAGGACTTGTATAAGCTTAAATATACTTGAATTAATTGAAAAGTGTATCCAGGTAGTAATAGTTTGGTGTTTTCTGTCGTAATGACAGCTTTAGGAGCTGTGCCTGGATGACGGCCGCTTTCAAGGGTACTTCGGCCTGTCTTGCACCCAAATTCAGACTTGCCAATTCCAACTCAGGGAAACAAACTCCCGAGGACGGGAGGACACAAGTCCAGTACTCTGCTAATGGAACAGCAGCGTCATTGATAGCGTCACTCGTATCAATTTTTTCACGCCACATTTTTTCATAGGTTGAAAGGGGGGCAAAAAAGTTTGAGAAGCACAGCCCTAAATTAACATTTCACTGTTTAATTTGATACAACTGTCAACATTTGTCACTTCACAGGTCTCCAAGACAACCCATCTAAATAAAGGTTTGGTACAACATGAATGAACAAATATATCACTATTGTACAGTAGAGTGTACTTcgattaataaataaacaaataaataaatataccatttgttaaaacacacaaactcaaAGTTTTTCATTCCAAATAAAAGCTTTGTCTGTTTTAATTACATAAATCGCATATAACTACACCACTACtacttattattaattattagaaatattattaattataattgtaAAAATCTAAAATGTTAGATTATATAAAAACTATGATATACAGTGGAACCACCAAAAtcttgcaatttttttttttgatttttttggtcAAACTGCCTTGCACTACTCCATCcttgatcaaacacacctgcatAATGCAACCCAATCCCCACACCTGCATAATTTAACCCCAAGTCTTCAGGACTGCTTGAAAATTAAAGGCAGGTGTCTTTTTTATTAAAGCTTAACTTAACTCTTAAGGCAGTGACCCTCCAGGACCAAAGTTCCCCACCCCTGATCACTAGGATTGGATAGGTTACATATCATACTACCCTATACCCTGGTATTGATGCTTTAAATGTCTAAATTGTTTTATCCATGTTTTTTACCCTAGACCTCATGGCATTGAAAGACGCAAGTCATGAACATGAAAGTCATGAACTTAATGAAAgggaagaagaggaagagaaaGACCATTATGATAAACATCATGATTTCATGACTGGAGAAAGATCGACACAGGCTAAAAAGACAGGAACTGACAGTtatttcacctgccaacagtgtgaaAAGAGTTTCAGACACAAAGGAAACCTTAacgtccacatgagaattcacactggagagaagcctttcacctgTCAACAGTGTGGAACTAGTTTTACTGAAAAAGGAAGCCTTAAAGCCCACATAaggatccacactggagagaagccattcacctgccaacagtgtggaaggAGTTTCAGACACAAAGGAAACCTTATAGCCCACATGAGAATACACACTGGCGAGAGCTCTTTcatctgccaacagtgtggaaagagttttagaCATAAAGGAATCCTTAAaatccacatgagagttcacactggagagaagccttacacctgccaacagtgtggaaagagtttcactgaTAAAGGAAGCCTAATGatccacatgagaattcacactggagagaagccttatacctgccaacagtgtggaacgAGTTTCACTCGAAAAGAAAACCTTAAAAggcacatgagagttcacaccagagagaagccttacacctgcacTCTGTGCGGGAATGGCTTCACACGAGAACTAAGCCTTAGGAAACACATGAatattcacactggagaaaagccATTTACatttgatcagtgttaaaaaacttTCAGATCAGTGttaattttgttaaataatttATCATAATTTTCATCTACAACCTTTTTTCTCTGAAAGTGCGACGATGACTAAATAAAAACTAGTTTTGGACAAAAATCTACTGTTATTTTCACCAACAAATAAAAAGTAGATGAAAATGTTAGGGAGGGACGTTAGGAAATCCAGTCAGAACTGATGTTGTGTTAAAAATGCGctcatttaaattataatgtGCGGATCTAACCGCGAGTGCCTGTCGCTGTTGCGCTTCTAAAGGCTCATGCAACAGTATTTCAGAGCggctcaatcaatcaataacaTACATTTATGACAGgcgatttttttatgaattaatgCTAATGAATAATGACAACTTTACGATGTTTATATAGTACTATGGTTTAGATGGTTGTAACAATGCATATTTATCTCCCTCATTGGAGAGCAGCTGCAACTGCAAAAGTGAGGCGCAGACATGTCAAAaccatatttatatattattattaagtatCAGGGTTAACTAACACCATTAAGAAATCTTCATtacttgaaattaaatgttatttgaaattgtaaaaataattaaacttaTTTGAAGCTTTAACTTAACCTGATACTAACGAAATCAGAAATACAAAGTTATAAAAACTATATAGATGTTTTAAACAAATGGAATTGAGCTCTCTTGTGTATTTTTAATGTCAACATGATGTCAAAATGTTGGTTCAAGTACCAGTCAGTTATGTAATGCTTAAATGCTTaaataatgcattacaatttagCTAAGATCATAAGATTTTAGTTGACTAAAATGtgactaaaactaaatcaaaatttgctgtcaaaattaacacaaGATAACCTTAAGTGCCATAAGGATTCAGAACTAGAGAGAGAACtagagagagaacgagagatAACTAGTAGATATGGAAATTAAACTACCCCATTCCTTTAGTTATCATCAGTGTGGAATAAGTTTCACAGACAGGAAACACTATGCGAATCATGTGATAactccatagacagtaaaagaaatggacagagctatcccattgacttcaacggcggaaagtgatgtcagtaaaggagcactcatttcctgatggctgagcaaactgcgcaggctcagactgatcttgacgacgtagatgtgacgtaggcaacctgtctgacagctgtatgTCTTCTAGtatttgtggaaagtgaaatgtgaatcacgttgtttaaatattttctcccgttgcttttggctcactatgggcttctccccattcttctcccttgactttatcagacttaatgcctccacgtccccccgactgtctcatagacagtgaAAGATTGCCTGCGAACGTCTCCTcatgtctatacggtaatttctcaactgtgagacagagtcgcgttggttatgacgcaatcgttagcctatttttacaaaaacagcttctgcagggcgatagtgtaagatacaaggtaacggagccttttatgcattgtcgtgtttctttagaaataaacaacagacaaatggagtctttaaacgcctctgatgtaaagttattcactgtcaaagtgactcaaaaatgaatgggagtcaatgggatgctaacagcaggtgatggcttggttagcaatggcagcccctatgggtggaacgctttccgataACTCACACCAGAGAGAAGTTCTCATGTCTTCAGTGTGAGAAGAATTCCCCATATCAAAGAGACCTGAAACAGCATTTGAAAACTCATTCTGGAAAGTAATCACAGTGTTTATCAGTGACAGTGTTTAAAGCAATTTCAATAATCAACTGATTTGTCTTTTGCCATCACTTATGGATACTCCAGAAAAGTCATGCAGATCTGAGGCCCTGCCATTTAAAATGGCACTAGAAAATATGTATCTGTGTGAAATCAGGGCTTTATTCACATTACAGCTGAACCAGATTTTTCACTCAAAATACttttggttgttgttgttgttttgggtGAGGCTATTCACAtgacctttaaagggggggtgaaacactcagtttcagtcaatctcatgtcaatcttgagtacctatagag is a window encoding:
- the LOC137075057 gene encoding gastrula zinc finger protein XlCGF8.2DB-like isoform X1; protein product: MEFIKEESEDIKIAFIKEESQDLKIEETFSVKQEDSEEQTDLMALKDASHEHESHELNEREEEEEKDHYDKHHDFMTGERSTQAKKTGTDSYFTCQQCEKSFRHKGNLNVHMRIHTGEKPFTCQQCGTSFTEKGSLKAHIRIHTGEKPFTCQQCGRSFRHKGNLIAHMRIHTGESSFICQQCGKSFRHKGILKIHMRVHTGEKPYTCQQCGKSFTDKGSLMIHMRIHTGEKPYTCQQCGTSFTRKENLKRHMRVHTREKPYTCTLCGNGFTRELSLRKHMNIHTGEKPFTFDQC
- the LOC137075057 gene encoding gastrula zinc finger protein XlCGF8.2DB-like isoform X2; its protein translation is MALKDASHEHESHELNEREEEEEKDHYDKHHDFMTGERSTQAKKTGTDSYFTCQQCEKSFRHKGNLNVHMRIHTGEKPFTCQQCGTSFTEKGSLKAHIRIHTGEKPFTCQQCGRSFRHKGNLIAHMRIHTGESSFICQQCGKSFRHKGILKIHMRVHTGEKPYTCQQCGKSFTDKGSLMIHMRIHTGEKPYTCQQCGTSFTRKENLKRHMRVHTREKPYTCTLCGNGFTRELSLRKHMNIHTGEKPFTFDQC